In Candidatus Nitrospira nitrosa, the genomic stretch AATCATAGTCACCCATCGAGACTCCGCCGGACAGTACCAGGATATCGGCAGTCAACCCCTGCGAAATCTTTTCCTTGAGAGCGGCCGGTGTGTCCCGGGCAATGCCGAGCAAGAGCGGAACCCCTCCGGCTTCTTGCACAGCCGACGCGATCCCATAACTATTCGAGTTGATGATCTTCTCGTCACTGAACCGTTCATCCAGATCAGCCAATTCATCGCCGGTCGACAGGATCGCCACCCGCGGGCGCTGATAGGCGAATACCAAGGACTTGGCAAGAATCGCGAGCATCCCCGCCTCACCGGGACGAATTCTGGTCCCCTGTGCGATGATACAGTCGCCTTTCTTCACGTCCTCACCTTGCGGTCTGATATTGGCACCCTTCGGTTCCGGCTTCAACACACGTACCGACGCGGGTGTCGGCTCAGTGTCTTCGACCTTGAGCACCGTATCGGCCCCTCGGGGCATCGGCGCGCCGGTCATGATCCGGATCGCCTGCCCAGGGCCGACTGTTTTCGTCGGCATCGTCCCGGCTGGAACATCTTCGATAATCGAAAGAGTCACCGGCTTCTGGATAGCATGCTCCTGTTTGATATCCTCCCACCTCACCGCAAACCCATCCATGGCTGAGTTGTCCCACGGAGGATTGTCTCGCTCTGCCACGATGTCTTCACCCAGCACACGACCCAAGACATCCAGAATCGAGACCTTTTCAACTCCCAACACCGGTGTCGCATCAAGCACGATCCGTTGCGCTTCATGGAGTTGGGTCAATCCGTTCATGGCATCGGTCGCTTTCACTGGCTGAATCCTCTCATTGGCCCAGCAGTCGGCTTTCCCACTTTCAGGAGCGACGTCCCTTTCTTACAGAACGCTTCGACCTGATTGGCAATCTGGTGATAGGCCTCCGCCGTGGGTGTATCGGAATTGAAGAGCGCGAAGGGTTCCCCGGCATCCGATTGTGTGACCACGTCCGGATCGAGCGGAATTCGTCCCAAGAACGGAACGCCCATATCGCTCGCGGAAGCTTCCCCACCGCCCCTTCTGAACACATCGATATGCGTATGGCAGTGTGGACACTCTAGCCCACTCATGTTTTCCACGATGCCGATGATCGGCACATCACTATCCTTACAAAACGTCACCGATTTTCGCGAATCAAGCAAGGCCACTTCCTGAGGAGTCGTGACAATGACGGCCCCACTGACCTGGCCGAGCAAATCGATCGTGGTGACTGATTCGTTGCCCGTCCCTGGAGGAAGATCGATCAGGAGAAAATTCAGATCTTGCCAATCGACTCCACCCAGAAGCTGATTGATGAATTCATACTTATAGGCATCTCGCCAGATGATGGGATCATCCGAGTTCTGCAACAGAAACGACATGGAGGCAATTTTCAAATTGTACGCCTGAAAAGGAATAATCCCGCCGGAGGTGCTGATCTTGAGCTTCTGTCCTTCGGCTCCGACCATCTTGGGAATATTGGGACCATGGATGTCCATATCGCAAATCCCGACATGCCATCCTTTGAGCGCCAAACTCACCGCAATGTTCGTGGTACAGGTACTCTTCCCCACACCACCCTTGTTGCTCATGATGAGTACCTTGTACTCGATCCGCTCCATTCGCTTGGCTACCAGCCAGCGGCTATGTCCTTCCTTATCCTTTTGACATTGTTCCGTTTCATCACAGATGGCGCAGGCCCACATATAGGTGCAGGCATCTCCGCTTCCACTGGTATTGATCACATTGAGTTCACGTGCCATGGTCTATCTTTCCGGCGAGCAGGCTATCCTGCGCCTGTATATGCTAACGCTGTCGACTGCCGGGAACCCCCACATAATCCTCTCCTGTGGAAGAGTTCGGCACCGCCACGCCGGCAGCACGCCCTCCGACTCCGGACCCCGCCATCGCGACCGTCGGAACTGAAGGCTGGTCGGACTCGGTATCGGCCGTGGGTTTTTTCCCAAAGACTTTCGCTCCAAAAATTCCGACCCAGTAGAGCAGAAACATCGGACCTGCCATCAGCGTTTGATTGAATGGGTCAGGCGTGGGAGTCAGGATCGCCGCGATCACGAACGACCCTAACAGCGCCCACTTCCAATATTGAATCAGGAACGGCGCATCCACCCACCCGAGCTTCGCCATGAGCGTCAGCGCCAACGGCACTTCAAAAATCAGCCCAAACACCATGAGAAACCAGAGGGCGAAGCCGACATATTGCGCAATAGAAATCTGCGGTGCAAATCCCGCGTTGACGCCGTACGAAATCAAAAAATTTAAGGCAAACGGCAGAACGAAAAAAAATGAAAACCCTGCCCCCGCATAAAACGCCGCCGCGCTGACACACACGAACGGCCCGACAAACCGCCGTTCTTGAGCGTGCAGCCCAGGAACCACGAACCGCCAGATCTCGTACAACAGATACGGCATGGCGAGCACAATGGCACACAGGCCAGCTACCTTGACGTTCTGCCAGAGCGCCTCCGCCGGAGCGAGAAACACAAACGGCACGGTCGGGAGATCGGTGGGTTCCCAGGTCAACTGACTGGGAACGAACATGTTCTGAAGCGGAACGCGCAGCCATTTGACTAACGCATCGGCATAGAAGAAGGTCCCCATAAACACGACGGCCAATGCGATCACCGTACGGGTCAGCCGGACCTGGAACTCCACAAGGTGTTCCATGACCGGCATTTTCTTATCCTCCAGCGGCTTGAAAACCGAATCTTGCAGCCACTGGTTCAGTTTGTTCAACACAGAGCCTCGTGCATACGGGAATCCGTTGATCCGACGATCTGCCGATTGAGTTTCTGGCAACCAGCAGCTCGGCGGATCAACATCTACCCCTGTGCGTCTTACTTCGGATTGACCGCCACGAAGAGGCTGTTCCCCTGACGATTGACCAGCAACACCGCGAGCTCGTCTTTTTTAATTTTCTCGGCGGCCTTTTGGTACTCGCTGAGCGTCTTGACGGATTCGTGGTTGACTTCTTGGATGACATCGCCGCGCTGCAAGCCGGCCGCCTCCGCCTGTCCACCAGGCTCCACCGAAGTGACCACCACCCCAGTCGTTTTGGAAGGGATGTTCAATTGACTCATCAACGCATTGTCCAACGCCTGAACACGAAGCGATGCCAACACATTGTCCGGTGGCTTAATCTGCTCTCCCGCTTCCTTCGGCGGCCCCGGCTCCTTCTTCGCCAAGATCTCATCCGAAGGACGCTCCGCCACCTTCACGGCAATGACCTGCTCCTTCCCTTCCCGGACGACCTTCACCTGGGCGTCTTTCCCGACAACGGTTCGAGCAACCAGATTACGCAGTTGACTGACCGTCTGCACCTCTTTCCCATTGAAGGCCACCACCACGTCACCCCGCTTGATTCCGGCGGCATGCGAGGGGCCATTCTCGTTGACGTCGCTGATCAACACGCCTTTTCGCTGATCCGGAAGCTTGAAGGATTTCGCCAAGGCCGGCGTAATCTCCTGAATCGCCACCCCCATCCACCCGCGCACGACTTTCCCCGTCTTTTGGAGGCTATCGACGATATCGAGCGCGATGCTGCTGGGAATCGCAAACCCGATTCCCTCGGATCCGCCCGTTCTCGAGAAAATCGCAGTGTTAATCCCGATCAGATCCCCATTCATATTGATGAGCGCTCCACCAGAATTTCCTGGGTTAATGGCCGCATCGGTCTGGATAAAGTCTTCATAATCGGCAATCCCGACATTGCCACGCCCCAAGGCGCTGATGATGCCGAGCGTCACGGTCGAGCTCAGACCAAAAGGACTCCCGACGGCTAACACCAGATCCCCGACCTCAAGCTTTTCATACTCTGCCCACTTGAGTGACGGGAGATCCTTGGCATCGATCTTCACCACCGCCAGGTCCGTCTTTGGATCGGTCCCGACGACCTTGGCAGAAAACTCCCGCCGATCACTCAACGTCACAGTGATCTGGGTCGCCCCTTCTACAACGTGATTGTTGGTCACGATAAACCCATTGGCATCAAGAATGACCCCGGAACCGGCACTCTGGTCAGGTTTGCCGTGCGGAGCAGGGGGGCCACCATGGGGCGTCGGCGGAGTCGGTGATTCACCTGGCTCTTCCCCAGGAGGTGGGGCTCCGAATGGGTTAGGAGGAACTCCTCCTCGCCTCCGACTCCCTTCTCCTCCGCCGGTGACGGCAATGTTCACGACGGCAGGCGTCGTCTTTTTGACAATCTCCGAGAACCCCTGCGCCCATGCTGGAGGAACCCCTGAAGCCGAGACGGGTGACACGCACCCGCTTCCAAGAAACGCGGACAGGGCCAATCCACAACCGATGAGCATGTTCGTCGTTTGCTGAGTCCACATGAACATATCTAAAGTCCTCCAGGATGTGACTCTTCTTCAAGAGTCCTATTTGGAAATGAGCCTCCGCATCAGTTTAACAATCCATCTTACACTACTCATTTGATCGGCTTCAAAGGAGAAAAGGCCGGACGACAGGAGCGGAACCAGTCCGCCCGGATCGGCAAGCGCATGACAAGTCTCTACCACATCAAACCGTTGTGTTGTAGACCAGGCTTCCTTAAGACCCGTTGCATTCACGTGAGGTTTCCAGTACCGTGACAAATGGGTAGTTTTAATCATACCAGCAGAAGTAGACTCGGCAGTGACCCACGACCACCGACTCAGCAATAGAGGCATTCTAGCAGGCGCTTGGATCGGCGCTGTACTGCTCGTCCTCGCCGGCTGCGCGACACATCTTGAGTTCCCTCCAATGGGGACTCCCCTTTCCGCCAGCGCCAAACTGGAAACGTCATCCGCCCTCAAGGACCTCACGCTTCGCTATACTGATACATGCGGGCAGCTCCAGGAATTTCCGTTAGGGGAGCGCTTGCAAGAAGCCTTACAGGAAGGCCTTCACCGAACCTTTGACCGTGTGGTTTCTGAGGGAGCAGAAAGTGCCGGTCCACCGGACCATGTCGTCCAGGTCGACCTAGTCGACTCGTCATTCGATCTCAATAAAGAGGCACTCTACGACCGTGCCCCGGCCCTGATCCATCTCAACGCGATCGCCCGAATCTATGACCGAACAGGGACGTTGCTCCGGCAAACGGACATTGCCGTGTCCCGCCAGGAACGTCTGCGACTCGAACAGATCTCAAAGAACTGCGATTACATCATTGGTCCGTTCATCCAGGACACCACCATCGACTTTGCAACCAGGGTCGCCCTCACCGCAAAACAAGCTGCCGCGAGCCATGACGCGCTCAGCTCGACCGAGCCGACGGCTCCACCATCGGAAAGCCTCATCGTGCCTCCCACTTTGAGCCCAATACGCCCCGAACAACCAAATGGCTCTGCGGCGTCATCCGCTCTCCGATTCAAGGCGCTGTTACTCGATGAAAACAGCGATCTCATGTTCGAAGGTGGCGAACATATTCGCGTCCGCGTCGACGTCGTCAATACAGGATCAACTCTGGTGGAGAACGCCTCGGTCTCGTTGACAGGAACTCGGCTCACCCTCGAACAGTTTCCCACGACCGTCTTGAGAATTCCGCCTCTGCAACCTGGCCAAACACGATCGTTGGAGTTTGTCGCCACCCTGCCCCTGCTCGCGCAGCCGGAACAGGCTGAGATTCGAGTGATCGTTGAGGAGCGCAGTGGCGCCGCAGCCCCGCCTCAAACCCTGTCCTTCACGATCGCTCCGACGGGAACTAGAGGTGACGATGTCGATCAGGTATCAACCCAAGCATCCACTGTTCAACACCCAGCCATCTCCGTCGTTGCCATCGGCATCAGTTCCACTCTCACGCAACAGATTCCATCACGCACGCATGCGGCGCATGATGCGGAAACGGTCGCTAAGTATTTTCAGACGCTCGGAGGTGTGCCGTCTTCCAATATCGCCCTGTTGACAGACCGCAAGGCCACCTCTGCGCAGATCGAAAAAACCCTGCGCGAATGGCTCCCGACTCGTTCGACGACGGACGGGATCGTGATCATCTACTATTCCGGCCAAGCGATGGTTTCGCCAAGAGGGGAAATCATGCTGGTGCCCTATGACGGGACCAAGACTCCAACCAGTCTGTATCGACTAAGCGCACTGGAGTCAGTCCTTGCGAGACTGCATCCGCAACAGGCTATCTTGATCTTCGACGGGAAAACGTCTCCCATTGTCGACCAGACCAAAACACCCCCCACCCCGCGATGGGACCTGGATGGAGAGAACACGATTCGATTGATCGCCGTCGAGGGGCTCGCAACCGGTATCGAGGATGACGCCCATCGTCACGGTCTCTTTACCTACTACCTGCTGCGCGGCCTGCGCGGGGAAGCAGATACGAATCGAGATGGAAAAGTCACGCTTGGAGAGATGAGCGGATTCGTGCGGCAAAAAGTCGCCTGGGCGTCAAAATCACAGTTTGGGACGACCCAACGTCCTCAGATCATCCCATTGCTCAAAGCGGATGACAAAGCTACTGACCTAGTCCTCACCACACTACCTTCTCTCTCGGCATCAGAAGCACCCTAACAAGCACGATTCACAACAGTTCAGTAATACGCGGTTCACCCCCTCACGTGAGCAATGAAGCCGGCTCTCATACTGCACATCGACGCTGCAAATCCAATGAGCAACTGTTGATCGTTTTCGTCCGGAAAGATTAGGAGGTGTACCGGTTAAAGGCATCCACCCTCATAATACATATCCGGATTGTTTCTGAACCAGATTTGGGCTTCAGTCGCCAGCAAGAGCGCGCATTGTTGCCGTAAATATCCGACAGTCCAGAGTAGACTCTGGACATGGACACAAGAACTCGGATCATTCTTGCAGCGGAACTGGCGACTCAAGGGCTCTCCGTTTCCGCGATCGCGGGCCAACTTGAGCGCCATCGAGAAACCATAGGACTCTGGCTGAAGGCGGTTCGAATCGAAGGACTCTCTGTCTTTCTGGATCGCTATGCTGCGGCCAAGACGGGGCCACGTCCGGCACGACAGGTCCCGGGAGCGGTCAAACGCCTTGTCTGGGCGATTCGCGCCCGTGAATACGACTGCTGTGGGCAGAAGATTCAGTACTTTCTGGCTCATGAACAGCATATCCATCTCTCTGTTCCCAAGATCTATGAAATCTTGGCTGAACGATACGTCTTACGGCCTCGGGGCCGGACCAATCAGCCACGCGGCGTTGTGCCGATTGCCACGGTTCCCCGCGCGGTCATTCAGATGGATACCGTGGTTTTTGGCGAGGTCTTCGCCTTTACCGGGGTGGACATCTATACGAAGGAAGCGGATGTCGTTCTGCGGACCGGACTAACAAGCGAGGATGGGGCCATGTTTTTGCGCACAGCCATGACTCGCCGCTTTACCGGGCCTGTGCAGATCATCCAGACCGATGGGGGCTCAGAGTTCAAAGGCGTGTTTGCCCAACAGGTGCTCCAGTATTGTACACGACATCGCATCGCCCGTCCCTATAAGAAGAACGAGCAGGCGTATATTGAGAGCTTCAATCGAACCCTGCGCAAGGAATGCTTGGGGTGGATCTCCTATCGAGTAGAAGAACTGCCCACACTCCAGGGCGAGGTGCGTGCATTTCTGGACCGGTATCACTATCATCGGCCGCATCTTGGATTCACCCCGATGCGACCGCCGTTATCGCCAAGCCGTGAAGGACCTGACGGACTGTCGGATATTTACGGAGAATAGTGCGGAGCGCCGGCGATCCAGAAGGGACAATATAAGATCTGACCCCCAGGGCTTCACAGCCCTGGTTCCTTAGTTCCTTCGGCGAAACTTGCCGGAACCTGCCATCCTACGCCAAGGCTTCGAAGAGTACTCACTGCGTCTTCCTCTACCGCCATATCCATCCTCCGTAGCAGACGATAGCGAAGGAGGGACAGCGGTAGCTTCCTGCGTAGACAAACGAAACATGAAACGACCATGTGCAGCGTGGTGCTGCACATGTGTCCCATAACGCCTCAACTTTTAAAATAGCGATGTCCAACGAGTTAGACAATGCAACGCATTGATATATCTTGATTTGCTAAAACTAACCTTGGAATTCATGTCCCATTCTTAAGAAGGGATTCACGGGACGCTTCACACAAAGCTACATCCGTACTTCGAATAAGCTCTACTCCTACCTACATCTTTCCAAGGTGGTTTCCATTTTTCTACGACAAGGCACGGTCATTGCCCTGGGGAAGGTCTGATTTATTCGGAGTTTCAACCGCAGACCAGTCGAATCTTCTGTGTTTTGAAACGGGTTGGGCAAAACCAGAGTTCATCAACCTTCCGTGGAGGACCAGGTGAGACGGTACACCGCGACAGCATGGGGATCGCCCCGTTCATTCTACCCAACCGTATTGCCTGTTGCCCCAACGCGAAATCTTCGATGACCCACGTCTAGCGTATCAATTCAATCCTTAATTTCCTCAACTCAGGAGCTGATAATGAGACCATGGAGAAAGATAGGCCTGTCTGCGGGACTCCGTGCCCCGAACGCACTATGCACCACGTTGTGCCAAATGCTGATGCTCTTAGTTTCCTCTCAGTGGTGTCTGGGAGGGTTTACACCCAACTGGGCGTGGGGTGAAGAGAGCAGCGCTCAAACTTCTGCAAACACGGCGTCTTCGAGCGATGCGGCGTATTCCTTCTGGAGGCCCTCCCCGGATTGGAGTACGAGATTTTTCCCGACCCCCCAAGAAATTCAACGGTACCGGAAAAGCTGGAATCCGTTCAGCCATGGGCCGATCTTGACCAACGCGGCTGATGTTTCACCCAAAGGTCAGTTTCTGGCCCAGCTCTATGTCTTCAGCCAGGTCGGGAACTCACAGTATGGCAATAGCGTGACATTGGGACATCACGACTCATCGGTTCACCTCAGGGCAGTCGCCCCCACTTTTTTCTTTGGGTATGGCGTCACGGACAACCTCGAGCTCAATGTTGCGCCCCAACTCTTGTGGTACAACTCCTTTAAAGGCACGGGGCCGTCGTTGGCCGGAGGACAAGGATCCGGACATGCCAACGATATCGGCTTGGGGGACACTACGTTGTTTCTGAAGTGGCGTCTGCGCGTACAGGACCCGGACTCGTGGCATGGCACCTGGACGCTCTACAACGGCATCAGTCTTCCAACGAGTCAGTGGTTCGGCACGGATACGTTCGGCACACATCCCGTTCCCGGTGGATTCGCACCCCTAGGTCGCCTTCCCGCCACCAGATTCGGAGGGCTCGCGTTTACGGAAGGCCTCATGTGGCGAAAGAATATCCAGCCGTTCCGGCTCATGGGAGCCGTGTATTATACCTACACCATCCCCGGCAGCACGGGAGGCCGGACCACGTATAATGGGGATATCATCAATACACGGGCCATCGCAGAATGGATCGTGGACGACAAGCGGGGGTTCGGCTTGGCCCTGGAGTTCCTCTCGATCCATGGCGTGCCCTGGCGGGCGGACGGGCATGGTCTCAATATCAATCCCGCAAGCTATCACCTGATCGGGCTGGAGCCCTCTATTCAGTACACCCTCTTCCACGGCCCTGGTGGGTCGTTGGTGGCCGCTGCAGGATGCTTATTTTCGATCGCTGGGCAGAACGATATCAACGCCATCTACCCCAATATGTCCATTTACTATTACTGGAATAAAGAAGGCACGGCCTTGATGCGCTAGCAGTCACCGAGGCGCCGTTGTCATACTGGAGCCAGTCCGCACTGATTCGCGGACTGGCTCCAGGGCTTCAACGACTGCGGTCTTGATTCATTGAGGTCTAGTCCTGAATCGTGCAAAGCGCAGGAGATGCGGATGCTGCATTGCTGCCTCAATGACCTAGGGTTCTCCACCCACAGAATGGCACGATTCCTTCCCGATTCGCGAGCACCGGACTGCACGGCTCGCTCGATGGCGGTGAGAATCTTGTTACAGGTCAAAGAGTCGAATTCGCGGCTGTAGAATGGCAGAAACCCTCCTTTGCGAATCTCGATCTCCGTGGCCATGAGGTTCTGCTCCCACAGGGACGCCTCACCCATACACGCGCGATCTCACGCATCGCATACCCCGTAATGAATCGCGCTTCCTCATGCGTTGCATGAACATCGCCCCGTGCTGGTCGCCCATCTCGGTTGGAGTGCCTTGCACGATCGTCGAGGTTTGGAATGGCCTAACCACTTAAGAATGATTCAATCTGTGACCGAGAAAAGATGGTCTGGACCGACGTGCGCAACTTTCTGCGGAGGGCTTTGGCTCACGCCCATTTATGCTCGATCTGGTTGAGGTCTGGGCTATAGGGCGGGAGAGACTCCAGCGTATGTCCGTCATGAATCAGTGCGGCTTGTGTGTCCCCCTGCTTATGGAACGTGGCACTATCCATGACAAGGATCGATGCGGGAGGCAGTTTGAGCAGCAGGTCTTGCCCCACCCAGCCAGTATAGAGATCGACATCAACATTGGTATCGAACAGCCCGACGGTCAGCAGCTCCTTCCCAATCAGCGCACCACACTGGCCCTCCCCACATCAAACCGTGTTGCCGCTCCCGTGAGCGTCAGCCCTTCCTTCTTTCGAACGGACAAGACTCTACATTGAAAATCTCATGCATAGGCCATCCCTGTACCATAACCATGATTAATTGGTTTAGCCTTATCCACATACTTCGACTGTCGTAGTTGGCTCTGTGGCATAAACGAGAGGGTGGGAAGCTTCCTCCCCACCCTCTCTTCATCAGCATCGCTGTGAGCACAAGCGAGTGAACGTCTCTGCACACAGGCTGATTCTATTGACCGACGACTTGAAGTTGAATACTCCCGGTTTCCACCAGCGCAGGGTTAATGGTGATCGTGTACGTATCCGTCGTGGCTAGCGTCACCGTATTGAGGTTAAAGCTGGACGCGGAACTCGTCGCCCCCGCTTGCAGGACTCCACTCGGAGTATAGAGGTTCACGGCAACGGTCTCAAACTTATTATTGCTCGCCTTGATTGTGATCTGCTGGTTCGCCGTCCCGCTAAACGTATAGCGACCGCTCTGACCGGCTCGACTGATCATGATCTGTCTCGGTGCGGCATTGATCTTAAGCGAGTCTGACACCTCCGTGGAGAGTGTGAGTGTCATGTTTCCGGTATAGGGTCCACCTGGACGAACCAGCACGGTATAGACACCGGTGGTCGGCAAGGGGTTGGATATTTCAAGCGCACCACCAGCCGTCCCGACGGCCGTAGAAGCCAGTGGGGTTCCATCCTGGCTCAGCAGCGACACGCTGCTCGACGTGAGTCCAACCGCTGTAAGCCCAAGGCTCACCCATTGTCCGGCATTGCCGTTGAACGTGTACCGTGCCGTTTTACCTGGTTTGTTCAGGCTCACGGTCACTGGCACCCCATCGAGCGCAATCGTGCCGGAGACGGGTGACGACAGCGCGAGGGTCATACTACCGGTGTTATTCCCCACCGGATCCACTACAACGGTGTAGATGCCGGTTTCCGGCAAAGCCGTGCTTGGGTCGAGGCTACCACCACTGGCCCCAATCGTCGTCGAGGCGAACGTGCTGCCATCCGGCTTCAGCATCGAGAGCGTACTGGAGGCAATCGAGACCCCCGTGAGACCAAGGTTGACCCATTGACCTGCCGTCCCGTTAAACGTGTAGAGCGCGCGTTGACCTGGTACCGTCAAGGTCGTGGTTGCAACCACTTGGTCCACCATCATGGTGCCGGTAAGATCCGGTGCGTTGTAGAGTGCGAGTTTCGCACTGCCGGTGTAATTCAGTTCAGGATCGATCAACACGGCATAGGTCCCGGACGCTGGAAGAATTTGAGCGTCCGCCACCGCACCAGCATACGCAAACGAGGTGGGTTTGCCCAAGGGAGTGCCGTCTGGCTTCAGGATGGAGACATACCCGCTTCTGATCGTCACATCACTCAACTGCAGGCTGACCGCTTGGCCGCTGTTCCCTGAGAAGGTATAGCGCGCGTTTTGCCCGGCGCGCCCAATGCCAACTGGTACTGCTGAACCCTGAGGGACAATCGCGCCCTCCAGTTCATTTGAAACGGTGATTGTGAAGCTTCCCGTATAGGTGCTGAGGGGGTCGAAGAAAATCGTATAGGCCCCGGTCACCGGTAGCTCCATCAGATCCACACTGCTGCCATTCATTTCGCTGGATGAGATGGTTGCTCCGGAGTCGGCGGTGAATTGGTACGCGGTCGCAGATGTCTGGACCTGCGTCTGTGAGGAAAGTGGCCGATTGCCCATGGTCGCATAGTAATTCTTGACTGCGGTCGGCTGTCTGGCGATCAACCCACCATCCGGCCCATAGACCGACACTTGGAACTGCGTAAGACTGACCGCGCTAAAACCGAGATTGATGCGTTGCCCAGCCGTCCCCTGAAAAGTCATTGCCCCATTCTTGTTCGGCGTGGCAATCTTGACCGTCACGGGATCCCCTCCGACGGTGACGTGCCCATTGTATTCAAGGTCTGCCGCCACGATCCCTGGTGGGAGGTCACCCTCCCCTGCATGACTTGTTTCTGTGCCGACACTGAACGTCATTCCCGCTGATACAAGCGCGAGCGATGCTGCTACGACTGCTACTCGGCACTTCACCCATGGACATAGGCTGTGCATAGTCGCCCTCCTCATAGTTCAAAATAAGAACACTGATGGTTCGCTGTAATATAGGTCATCGCGTGCGAGCTTTTAAGGCGATTCTAGCTCGTCCGGCGGACTGTACCCCTTTTTGTATGCAAGGCGCAATCCCCCCAAGCCTTCCAACATCACTATTCCCCACCCTCAAACGAGGGGATCGCGGCACAGAACGTCCAGTATCTGGATTGTGGTAGCAACTGGCGTGGCGAAGCGAAGAACGTATGACCTGGGTCGGAAAGGCGTCATGAACCACGTGGACCATTCGTGCCTCCAGATAGGCCAACACGCAAAAAGAGAGGGTGAGGAGTTCCCTCCCCACCCTCTCTTTTTCTTAGTTCTCTTATGAACTTACGAGGATCAGCCGAGCAAGTCGTTACTCGCTCTTGCAGAAGCTCCGCTCATAATTGATGATGTTCCAAGCTTCTTCTTCGGTGATCGCTGCCGGGACCAAGGATACCATTCCAGTCCCAGGGCTGCCGTTCTTGATGACCCACATAAGCTCGCCATCTTTCCGCTTCTTGTGGAACTTGCAGTTGGTAAAATCGCGTGGGCTTGGATTCAGGATCTTGCCCGCTTCTCCCTGGCCATCGCCGGCCTTGCCATGGCAATTGAAGCAGGTACCTTTCCCTTCATACAATGCCTTGCCCTTGGCGATGCTTTCAGGCGAGGTGGCGATCGGATTCTTCAGTGCCTTTGCATCCGCCATCTGATCCGGCGGAACGCGAGGCTTGGTTGGATCCTTTTCTTCAGCTCCCACCACCGAGACCGAGAGAAACATCACTGCTGCGGTAATTCCCAAAAACTTGGACAGATACCCCATCACATGTCCTCCTTAGATTATGTTAAACCCACCCAGCCTGTATCGAGCGTCAGGCCGCCGACTCATCATCGCTACCTTCAACAGCCAGTTAAACGCTCGAACTATACCAACCAGTCTAAATTTCTGTCAAGAAAACATCCCTCGGCACCGCCTGTTACTTATTTCATGATCCCATGTCGAAGGACATCAAA encodes the following:
- a CDS encoding integrase core domain-containing protein: MDTRTRIILAAELATQGLSVSAIAGQLERHRETIGLWLKAVRIEGLSVFLDRYAAAKTGPRPARQVPGAVKRLVWAIRAREYDCCGQKIQYFLAHEQHIHLSVPKIYEILAERYVLRPRGRTNQPRGVVPIATVPRAVIQMDTVVFGEVFAFTGVDIYTKEADVVLRTGLTSEDGAMFLRTAMTRRFTGPVQIIQTDGGSEFKGVFAQQVLQYCTRHRIARPYKKNEQAYIESFNRTLRKECLGWISYRVEELPTLQGEVRAFLDRYHYHRPHLGFTPMRPPLSPSREGPDGLSDIYGE
- a CDS encoding c-type cytochrome, whose amino-acid sequence is MGYLSKFLGITAAVMFLSVSVVGAEEKDPTKPRVPPDQMADAKALKNPIATSPESIAKGKALYEGKGTCFNCHGKAGDGQGEAGKILNPSPRDFTNCKFHKKRKDGELMWVIKNGSPGTGMVSLVPAAITEEEAWNIINYERSFCKSE
- a CDS encoding transposase, which gives rise to MIGKELLTVGLFDTNVDVDLYTGWVGQDLLLKLPPASILVMDSATFHKQGDTQAALIHDGHTLESLPPYSPDLNQIEHKWA